The Pseudomonas fluorescens genome includes a window with the following:
- a CDS encoding amidase: MGMQDIHHLMDSEDATALAEWVRRGEVQPGELLETAIERLERVEPQLNAVAERLYDSAREAARTPEVGQGLLAGVPTLIKDLFSPVHGAAMTNGSRALGDFRADFESEVVTRLRRAGCQVMGTSTSPEFGTSYSTESARFGATRNPWSTDHSAGGSSGGAAALVAARVVPFAHGNDGGGSLRVPASCCGVFGFKPSRGLLPSGPIVGEGWAGMGTPHAITLSVRDSAALLDATAGMDLGAPYAAPVQALPYVMAVQADPKPLRIALVEQLEPWPTSPQSLQAVGEAARLCESLGHRVEPVSLPVGLLEFLDHVFTIIGASSRHYVDLLGQMRGFAVQAEELEVRTRIILRDKGNVSGAQYAAAVEWIHALGRQLAVFMQDYDVILTPVLTREPVLIGELDLQDVCMSLDQLIERYHSYSPFTALFNASGQPAMSVPLSWSANGLPMGAHFAGRFGEENTLLALAAQLERAQPWRGRVPRVNACRR; the protein is encoded by the coding sequence ATGGGTATGCAAGACATCCACCATTTGATGGACAGTGAAGACGCCACGGCGCTGGCCGAGTGGGTCAGGCGTGGCGAAGTCCAGCCCGGCGAACTGCTGGAAACCGCCATCGAGCGCCTGGAGCGGGTCGAGCCGCAGCTCAATGCGGTGGCAGAGCGTTTGTACGATTCGGCTCGGGAGGCGGCGCGTACGCCAGAGGTTGGCCAAGGTTTGCTGGCCGGTGTGCCAACCTTGATCAAAGACCTGTTTTCGCCGGTCCACGGCGCGGCGATGACTAACGGCTCACGCGCACTGGGCGACTTCCGGGCGGATTTCGAATCGGAAGTCGTGACGCGTCTGCGTCGTGCCGGATGTCAAGTGATGGGCACCAGCACTTCGCCGGAGTTCGGCACCTCGTACTCCACCGAGTCCGCGCGCTTCGGCGCCACCCGCAACCCCTGGAGCACCGACCACAGCGCCGGTGGCTCCAGTGGCGGCGCGGCGGCGTTGGTGGCGGCCCGGGTGGTGCCGTTCGCCCATGGCAACGACGGCGGTGGTTCATTGCGGGTGCCGGCGTCTTGCTGCGGTGTGTTCGGGTTCAAGCCCAGCCGTGGCTTGCTGCCGTCGGGGCCGATAGTGGGCGAGGGCTGGGCGGGGATGGGCACGCCCCATGCGATTACCTTGTCGGTGCGCGACAGTGCGGCGCTGCTGGACGCCACCGCCGGGATGGACCTGGGGGCGCCCTATGCCGCGCCGGTCCAGGCGTTGCCGTATGTGATGGCGGTGCAGGCTGATCCCAAGCCGTTGCGCATTGCCCTGGTCGAGCAACTCGAGCCTTGGCCTACGTCACCCCAGAGCCTTCAGGCGGTGGGCGAGGCCGCGCGGTTGTGCGAGTCCTTGGGGCACCGTGTCGAACCGGTGAGCCTGCCGGTGGGATTGCTGGAGTTTCTCGACCACGTGTTCACCATCATTGGCGCCAGCTCTCGTCACTATGTCGACCTGCTGGGCCAGATGCGTGGGTTTGCCGTGCAGGCCGAAGAGCTGGAGGTGCGCACCCGGATCATCTTGCGGGACAAGGGCAACGTCAGCGGCGCCCAATATGCCGCGGCGGTGGAATGGATTCATGCCCTCGGCCGGCAGTTGGCGGTGTTCATGCAGGACTACGACGTGATCCTGACCCCAGTCCTGACCCGTGAACCGGTGCTGATTGGCGAGTTGGATCTGCAGGATGTGTGCATGAGCCTGGATCAACTGATCGAGCGCTACCACAGCTATTCGCCATTCACTGCACTGTTCAATGCCAGCGGTCAGCCGGCGATGTCCGTGCCGTTGTCCTGGAGCGCCAATGGCCTGCCGATGGGGGCGCATTTTGCCGGTCGCTTTGGCGAGGAAAACACTTTGCTGGCCCTGGCCGCCCAACTGGAACGCGCCCAGCCCTGGCGCGGCCGAGTTCCACGGGTCAACGCCTGCCGGCGGTGA
- a CDS encoding MFS transporter gives MNQSSSVSTAATPSRQASWREGGVLMLGSSLTIMGAVMVTPILPRLGAEFGPLEPRADLLVPLAITGPALAIAVCAPLAGWLADRVGRKALLVIATVLYALLGALPALLDSLPSIVGVRLLFGCTEAAVMTCCATLIADYWQGEERLRYVNRQVVTIGLVGALFFVVGGVLGEHSWRAPFLLYLLPLLLVPAMMKVLWEPPVTKQQKVEQRVDESAPAKVAVLPLLVGYLMILGGMVLTFIMPIQAPTLLVSLGITSSTLIGLAAGLSLLATLGGSLMWPLLRRRFGIAGCNALLLGLMGLGLWLLMRGQSYNAVLVAVFIQGLGAGLLVPNVMAPVMNALTANTRGRGLGGFTSCLYIGQFVSPLVVASVVVFAGDLRHAIQWLALASFTLALFWVIAGLRARGQGQASTVGSHQSS, from the coding sequence ATGAACCAATCAAGTTCCGTTTCAACGGCGGCCACCCCGTCGCGCCAGGCCAGTTGGCGCGAAGGCGGGGTGCTGATGCTGGGCAGCAGCCTGACGATCATGGGCGCGGTGATGGTCACGCCGATCCTGCCCCGGTTGGGGGCCGAATTCGGTCCCTTGGAACCGCGCGCCGATCTGCTGGTGCCGTTGGCGATTACCGGTCCCGCCCTGGCGATTGCAGTGTGCGCACCCTTGGCTGGCTGGTTGGCCGACCGGGTTGGACGCAAGGCGTTGCTGGTGATTGCCACGGTGCTCTACGCCTTGCTCGGCGCATTGCCGGCCCTGCTCGATAGCCTGCCTTCGATAGTCGGTGTGCGGCTGTTGTTCGGGTGTACGGAGGCTGCGGTGATGACCTGCTGCGCAACCTTGATCGCTGACTATTGGCAGGGCGAGGAGCGGTTGCGTTACGTCAACCGGCAGGTGGTGACCATTGGCCTGGTGGGGGCGCTGTTTTTCGTGGTGGGCGGTGTGCTCGGCGAGCACTCGTGGCGTGCGCCATTCCTGTTGTATCTGCTGCCACTGCTGCTGGTGCCGGCCATGATGAAAGTCCTCTGGGAACCGCCGGTGACGAAGCAGCAGAAGGTCGAGCAGCGCGTCGATGAGTCGGCTCCGGCCAAGGTCGCCGTGCTGCCACTGCTGGTCGGCTACCTGATGATTCTGGGCGGCATGGTCTTGACATTCATCATGCCTATCCAGGCGCCGACGTTGTTGGTCAGCCTGGGCATCACCTCCAGCACGCTGATCGGCCTGGCGGCGGGGCTGAGCCTGTTGGCGACCTTGGGCGGTTCGCTGATGTGGCCGTTGCTGCGCCGTCGCTTCGGCATCGCCGGTTGCAACGCATTGTTGCTCGGCTTGATGGGCCTGGGGCTGTGGTTGCTGATGCGCGGACAAAGCTACAACGCTGTGCTGGTGGCGGTGTTCATCCAGGGCCTGGGGGCCGGGTTGCTGGTGCCCAATGTGATGGCGCCGGTGATGAATGCCTTGACCGCCAACACCCGCGGCCGGGGTTTGGGCGGGTTTACCTCGTGCCTGTACATCGGCCAATTCGTCAGTCCGCTGGTGGTGGCGTCGGTGGTTGTCTTCGCCGGTGACCTGCGTCACGCCATCCAGTGGCTGGCCCTGGCCAGTTTTACCTTGGCATTGTTCTGGGTCATTGCCGGTCTGCGTGCACGGGGCCAGGGGCAGGCGAGCACCGTCGGATCACATCAATCGTCGTGA
- a CDS encoding SphA family protein, whose protein sequence is MYQNKKTNVWHCTWLTLGLLGACTVAHGTENGAPTTAVGVYDFGAGMMPPATPFGTVGLRTAFYSANVQKDRHGKSVDNNFSLDVLSIGVAYMRMTDYTVLGAKYGFGAVVPFFQMDASLQVQTPVGPLDLAADPFRLADIQVLPVILQWTLSPNLFVNAQFQIQAPTGDYDKDRLISPGLNHWTFSPILNATYIFDSGFEVSSSFEADINTRNHATDYKNGVEYRHEFAVGQHVGPWTLGVGGYYYRQFTDDDAPGLETGNRARVLAVGPAVSYFKPGIPPVWLHVYKELDARNRAEGYTAALRISHSF, encoded by the coding sequence ATGTACCAAAACAAAAAAACAAACGTCTGGCACTGTACGTGGTTAACCCTGGGGCTGCTCGGTGCCTGCACCGTTGCCCATGGCACCGAAAACGGCGCGCCGACCACGGCGGTCGGGGTCTATGATTTCGGCGCGGGCATGATGCCGCCGGCCACGCCCTTTGGCACCGTCGGCCTGCGTACAGCGTTCTATTCGGCCAACGTGCAGAAGGATCGCCACGGCAAGTCCGTGGACAACAATTTCTCCCTGGATGTCTTGTCCATCGGCGTCGCCTACATGCGCATGACCGATTACACGGTGCTGGGTGCCAAGTATGGCTTCGGCGCCGTCGTGCCGTTTTTCCAGATGGACGCTTCGCTACAGGTGCAGACGCCTGTCGGTCCGCTGGACCTTGCGGCCGACCCGTTTCGCCTGGCTGATATCCAGGTGTTGCCGGTTATCCTGCAATGGACCCTGTCGCCGAACCTGTTCGTCAATGCACAGTTCCAGATCCAGGCCCCCACGGGCGACTACGACAAGGATCGCTTGATCTCGCCGGGTCTCAACCACTGGACCTTCTCGCCGATCCTCAACGCCACCTACATCTTCGACAGCGGCTTCGAGGTGTCTTCCAGCTTTGAAGCCGACATCAACACCCGCAACCACGCCACCGACTACAAGAATGGCGTCGAGTACCGTCACGAATTTGCCGTGGGCCAGCACGTCGGGCCATGGACCTTGGGCGTGGGCGGGTACTACTACCGGCAGTTCACCGATGACGACGCGCCGGGGCTGGAAACCGGCAATCGCGCCCGGGTGTTGGCGGTCGGGCCGGCGGTGAGCTACTTCAAGCCCGGCATTCCACCCGTGTGGCTGCATGTCTACAAGGAGCTCGATGCGCGCAACCGCGCCGAGGGCTATACCGCGGCGCTGCGTATTTCCCACAGTTTCTAG
- a CDS encoding helix-turn-helix domain-containing protein has product MNNSNMAQPAVSSDLLPTLPINRFRTADIDEHARNMGGWQVCYDQLTPGRFDGELIEFRSDWMQLVRDRSNQALTKQGMAWEGAITFSVPLSADGPVFCSGHPIVEPSLLVAHGHNLPELRTPQHLDLLGVAIDEQALEHVLERQGSRFRITDLPKCYRLGNSTLPAELAALFDELEGGEQGRDSLLGYESIRRGLRDTVMLHILELVAPDEAPPLSPTARKRMVDRAREYALAHVDEPLSILDLCNHIGASRRKLQYCFQETLGINPVAYLRALRLNAVRRELRNGDQVLGVQEVAARWGFWHLSRFSSDYRTLFGETPSHTLRRTHLC; this is encoded by the coding sequence ATGAACAACTCCAACATGGCGCAGCCAGCGGTCTCGTCGGACCTGTTGCCGACGCTGCCGATCAATCGGTTCCGCACCGCTGACATCGATGAGCACGCCCGCAACATGGGGGGGTGGCAGGTCTGCTATGACCAGTTGACCCCCGGTCGCTTCGACGGCGAGTTGATCGAGTTCCGCTCGGATTGGATGCAGTTGGTGCGCGACCGCTCTAATCAGGCCCTGACCAAGCAAGGCATGGCCTGGGAGGGCGCCATCACCTTCAGCGTGCCACTGAGTGCGGATGGGCCGGTCTTTTGCTCCGGGCACCCGATTGTCGAACCGAGCCTATTGGTCGCCCATGGGCATAACCTGCCTGAGTTGCGCACGCCCCAGCATCTGGATCTGCTCGGTGTCGCCATCGACGAGCAGGCGTTGGAGCATGTGCTGGAGCGACAAGGCAGTCGCTTTCGAATTACCGATCTTCCCAAGTGTTACCGTCTTGGCAACTCGACGCTGCCCGCCGAGCTTGCGGCGTTGTTCGATGAGCTTGAAGGGGGCGAGCAGGGGCGTGACTCGTTGCTGGGGTACGAGTCGATTCGCCGGGGCCTGCGCGACACGGTGATGTTGCACATACTGGAACTGGTGGCGCCGGACGAAGCACCACCGCTCAGTCCCACGGCGCGCAAACGCATGGTCGACCGCGCCCGGGAGTACGCCTTGGCCCATGTCGATGAGCCGCTGTCGATCCTCGACCTGTGCAATCACATCGGTGCCAGCCGACGCAAACTGCAGTATTGCTTCCAGGAGACCCTGGGCATCAATCCGGTGGCTTATCTGCGGGCGTTGCGCCTCAATGCGGTGCGCCGTGAGCTGCGCAATGGCGATCAGGTGCTGGGTGTGCAGGAGGTGGCGGCACGCTGGGGGTTCTGGCATTTGAGCCGGTTTTCCAGTGATTACCGGACCCTGTTTGGCGAAACCCCGTCACACACCTTGCGTCGCACGCATCTGTGCTGA
- a CDS encoding ABC transporter substrate-binding protein, with protein MAFKRPALTLLVSLAATALLNPLAHAEGKISIAQQFGIGYLILDVVRDQQLIEKHGKAQGLDIKVDWNSISGATAMNEALLTGALDVVSAGVPPMLTIWDRTRGKQNVKAIASLGSMPNYLLTNNPNVKSLKDFTDKDRIAVPAAGVGFQSRTLQIETAKVFGNDHFKKFDDISVSLPHPDATAALIAGQSEINSHFSSPPFQYQALQSPNVHKVLSSYDVLGGPATFNVLYTTEKFHDENPKTYKAFYDALVEAQGIIKADKPAAAQTYIRVEQSKLPLALVEKIVTDPEIDFIVVPQRTYIYAEKLHELGVLKNKADSWKDYFFEEAHADAGS; from the coding sequence ATGGCTTTCAAGCGTCCTGCGCTCACCTTGTTGGTTTCCCTGGCGGCCACTGCGCTGCTCAATCCCTTGGCCCATGCCGAGGGCAAGATCAGCATTGCCCAGCAATTCGGTATCGGCTACCTGATCCTGGATGTGGTGCGTGACCAGCAGCTCATCGAGAAGCATGGCAAGGCCCAGGGCCTGGATATCAAAGTGGACTGGAACAGCATTTCCGGCGCGACGGCGATGAACGAGGCCTTGCTGACCGGCGCCCTGGATGTGGTGTCGGCGGGCGTTCCGCCGATGCTGACGATCTGGGATCGGACCCGCGGCAAGCAGAACGTCAAGGCCATCGCCTCGCTGGGGTCGATGCCCAACTACCTGCTGACCAACAACCCGAACGTGAAGAGCCTCAAGGACTTCACCGACAAGGACCGGATCGCCGTCCCGGCGGCGGGTGTCGGGTTCCAGTCGCGCACGTTGCAGATCGAAACCGCCAAGGTGTTCGGCAACGATCATTTCAAGAAATTCGACGACATCTCGGTCAGCCTTCCGCACCCGGATGCGACGGCGGCGCTGATCGCCGGCCAGTCGGAGATCAATTCGCACTTCTCCAGCCCACCGTTCCAGTACCAGGCACTGCAAAGCCCCAATGTGCACAAGGTGCTCAGTTCCTATGATGTGCTGGGCGGGCCGGCGACGTTCAACGTGCTCTACACCACGGAAAAATTCCACGACGAAAACCCCAAGACCTACAAGGCGTTCTACGATGCCTTGGTGGAGGCGCAAGGCATCATCAAGGCCGACAAGCCGGCCGCTGCCCAGACCTACATCCGCGTTGAACAGTCCAAGTTGCCGCTGGCGCTGGTGGAAAAAATCGTCACCGACCCCGAAATCGACTTCATCGTCGTTCCGCAACGCACCTACATCTATGCCGAAAAACTGCATGAACTGGGCGTGTTGAAAAACAAGGCCGACAGCTGGAAGGACTATTTCTTCGAAGAGGCCCATGCCGACGCCGGCAGCTGA